Genomic DNA from Candidatus Ozemobacteraceae bacterium:
CGTCAACAACTTCCAGATTACAGACATCAACGACGTCGACAATATCATCGGTTTCGCAGAGAATTTCGCGCTTCTGTTCGAGAAGTTCCCCGAGATGAAAACCATGATCGAGGGCGAGAACGTTGCGATCACGAAACAGACCCAGGTGATGGCCTTCAAGGTCGTGTCGACCGTCGTGAACAGCGTCAGGGCCGGCCAGCCGATTGATTCGGGCGCCTCGAAGGAAGTGGCGAACGAGCTCGTCAACGAGATCATCCAGGCCCCGGACGCGATCGTGAATCTCGTCGACATCAAATCGTTCGACGATTACACCTTCACCCACAACATCAACGTCGCGACCCTCTCGATCCTGATCGGGCAGGTGATGCAGATCCCGAAACCCGACTTGCAGGAACTCGGCACCGGCGCGCTTCTTCACGACGTAGGGAAATTGAAGGTGTCGCTTGCCATCCTCAACAAGGACGGCAAGCTGACCGACGCCGAGTTTGCCGAGATGAAACGTCACCCCACCTACGGCTACGAGATCCTGTGCCGTTCCGGCGACATCTCGGAACGCTCCCGCATGGTCGCGCTGCAGCACCACGAAAAATTCAAGGGCGGCGGGTATCCCAAGTCCCTCAAGGGAAACGATATTTCGCTGTTCGCCCGCATCACCGCGATTGCCGACGTCTACGACGCCCTCACCACCGATCGACCCTACCGCGTCGCGATGACCCCCTACGACGCCATCAAGATCATCATGAGCGGCGTCGACACCCAGTTCGACCCCGAAGTCCTCAAGCATTTCATCAAGCGGTTCTCGCTGTATCCGAACGGCAGTCTCGTCAAACTCAATGACGGCTCGATCGGGATGGTTCTCAAGATCAACCAGAACGCCGTTCTCCGGCCGACGATCAAGATTCTCCGCGATGCGAAGGGCGTCCGGACGAAAGGCCGGGTCGAAGTCGATCTGATGGAAGAAAAGTCCCTGTTCATCGCCGGACCCGCGACGCAGGAAATGCTCAACGTGACTTCCCAGTCCCCTCAGCCGGCGCAGACGCCGGCGTAGCGCGGCACCAGAGGCTCGCCCCATGCGTTCGCATCTCGACACCTTCCGCGCGATCCGGGGCGGAGCCAATGGCATGGCCTGCAATATATATATAATATTATATATCGTGCTGCTGGTGTCGGGCGGCGGATTTTCCTCCGTAGCCCAGGAGCCGGAAACGGCGAGTTCCTCCGACGTCCTGGCCAATATCGACCGTTTTCTCTCCGAAGGACTCGAGGAAGAGGCGAGCGCCACGACCGGAGTTGCCGCCGGACCGGCCTCCTCAACGATGAAAGACACATACGCCGGCGAGTCTGCGACGGAAGGCAAAGCCGCGACCGAGTCGGCTCGGCCGGACGAGTCTGACGCTCCGGAAGGCTGGATGCCGCTTCCCGTGCTGCCGCCCGCCCCGCGGACGCCCGCCTCCGAGATCGGAAAGACCGTCCGGCCCGAAGGAGAAGGGACCCTCGAGGTCGTCGTGACGACCGTGCGCGAAAAAACGCCGCGACAGGTCTCGATCATGCCGGACCGCATCGAGCTCTGGGCGCAGGACCGCCTCCTCGCTTCCCTCGAAAACGGAGAGCCCGGCGTCGAGAATGCATTCCATCGCCGGACCTTCTCCTTCCCGCCGCTGACGCTTCCCGCCGGCTACTATTTCCTGACGATCCGAGGCTTTGCCGAAGGCTTCGTCACCCGCGAGCGCAAATGGAAAGGAAAAACCGTCCAGATCGGCATTCACGACGGAAAAACGACGAAGCTCCGGGAAGCCCTTTCCATGTTCGTATGGTAGAAGAAACGAACGATTTCACGATTCCTGGAACCCAGGACTCCCCGGCGAAGTCTAAGGATATCGAGGCCGGGGAAAACCTGGAGCGAGAGCTCATCCGGCGGGCCGCCGCAGGACATCGCCCCTCGTTCGACCGGCTTGCGGCCGGATACCATCAGGCCGTCTACAGGGTTGCCTATCGGTTCTTCAACGACAAAGAAGACGCATGCGATGCGACGCAGGAGGTGTTTCTCAAGGCATGGCGGTCGATCGGTTCGTTCGAGGGGAGGTCGAGCTTCAAGACGTGGCTTCTGCGGATTGCCGGCAATACCTGCATCTCCCTTTCGCAGTCGCGGGCCAGGCAGAAGAAATCGTTTCTCGAGTCGATCATCGACTGGTTTTCGAAACGCCCCGAAGACGATCCGGCCGACATCGTCGTCGAACAGGAATACCAGGCAGAACTCCGCCAGGCGATCGAGCGGAACATCGCCAAACTCCCCGAGGCCTATCGAATGCCCGTCATCCTGCGCGACTTGGAAGGGTATTCGCATGACCAGATCGCCGAAGTCCTCGACATCAGAGAGGGAACCGTCAAGTCGCGCATTAATCGCGGCCGCAGGCTGTTACAGGAAGCCCTGGAGCCGCTTCTTCGGCAGAGGAGCAGAACATGAAATGCACCCGGCTTGAGGATTGGTACGAAAAACACGGCGACGACCGCCCGGACGACTCGTTCCGGGACGTGATCGCCCATGCACGCGGCTGCCCCGAATGCGCCGCCGCCATGGCGAACCGGGCCTTTCTCCTCGAGACGATGCATGAGATGCCGGCCCCCGCGGCACCCCACGATCTCGCGGCGCGCATCGGCCAGTTTATCGACATCGAAGAGGGCGAACCCGACGATCCGGCATCCGCGCCCAACTTGCTCGATTCGTTCATCGAGGCCTGGTTGCGCCCCGTGCAAACGGCGCTCGTCGCAGCCTGCGTCGGGACCATCGTCTGGATCGGCATTGCAGACGTCCCCCGCCAGGCCCCGGCTCGATACCAGATCGCCCGGTTCTCCGGGGCATCCGAACGCCATCTCCCGGAACACCAGAGCATGGGGCGGGCTCCGGATGAACGCGGCAGGTCGACTTCCGCGGCGGGCCAGGCGCTTACGAAACTGAGTGAGGAAGACGTCGCAGCCTTCATGCGGAAGATGAACGAATACCGCCGAAGCCACCCCGAAATGGACGATCCCGAATCTCGCATGCCCGCCGGCATGCTCGCGGCCGAC
This window encodes:
- a CDS encoding HD-GYP domain-containing protein — its product is MTTGTTTLSNIALFTGYSHIGSCREFTWIPGDVIGKQQMPSRFIIRGLKCEYDVEALMIRKDLYLRTDSGKEYVVNNFQITDINDVDNIIGFAENFALLFEKFPEMKTMIEGENVAITKQTQVMAFKVVSTVVNSVRAGQPIDSGASKEVANELVNEIIQAPDAIVNLVDIKSFDDYTFTHNINVATLSILIGQVMQIPKPDLQELGTGALLHDVGKLKVSLAILNKDGKLTDAEFAEMKRHPTYGYEILCRSGDISERSRMVALQHHEKFKGGGYPKSLKGNDISLFARITAIADVYDALTTDRPYRVAMTPYDAIKIIMSGVDTQFDPEVLKHFIKRFSLYPNGSLVKLNDGSIGMVLKINQNAVLRPTIKILRDAKGVRTKGRVEVDLMEEKSLFIAGPATQEMLNVTSQSPQPAQTPA
- a CDS encoding sigma-70 family RNA polymerase sigma factor; protein product: MVEETNDFTIPGTQDSPAKSKDIEAGENLERELIRRAAAGHRPSFDRLAAGYHQAVYRVAYRFFNDKEDACDATQEVFLKAWRSIGSFEGRSSFKTWLLRIAGNTCISLSQSRARQKKSFLESIIDWFSKRPEDDPADIVVEQEYQAELRQAIERNIAKLPEAYRMPVILRDLEGYSHDQIAEVLDIREGTVKSRINRGRRLLQEALEPLLRQRSRT